In a single window of the Tribolium castaneum strain GA2 chromosome 8, icTriCast1.1, whole genome shotgun sequence genome:
- the LOC662480 gene encoding vacuolar protein sorting-associated protein 41 homolog isoform X1: MSEPSVNDTSETESLEDEIEPKLKYVRLSNDLQNILLTSSATCIGVHPKFVCLGSHWGVIHLLDHQGNSIKSKELRPHTVAVNQICIDGSGEYIATCSDDGKVFIHGLFSKENSLHLNVGRLVKTVALDPLYYKNGANRRFITGDDKLTLYERTFLGSLKPTVLCESEGLVRSLCWGENFIAWSSNIGVRVYDITARCSLGLIKWEEHPGISIDKFRCNLRWADSRTLLIGWVDTVRVCVIRKRSNFEMANRDLPEFLVDPVSTFQTEFYICGIAPLDHQLVLLGFPKELDENQKSLRPQLYIVEYRDNDYSDVCTDSLSLRGYEEYTVNDYHLDVLIEENRFFIVAPRDVVIASPYDLDDRIQWFIQHNKFEEALDILMQSDSRHIHRHTVQSVGIDYLDHLLSREMYDEAGKLCMKIFGKDSNTWEDQIYKFATVHQLRSVSPYIPRTLDSKLNPHIYEMILYEFLKLDAQGFLNLVKEWNPSLYNVSAVINAVLEHLLVCEVDKNLYLEALAILYSFLKRYDKSLSMYLKLKHKDVFTLIQKHNLYGVIQDMLIDLMELDHKKTIALLLEKNSISSDKIVEKLKPTELHLYRFLDEYDKKNPKGKYHRELVRLYAIFAREKLLPFLKKSDHYPIQEALDICKKERFYPEMVYLLGRMGNIEEALDLIINELKDMQQAISFCQEHDDPDLWNDLINHSLDKPEFIKFLLQSIGTYVDPTVLVQKIRNGMEVPGLKNSLVKMLYQYNLQVSVQEGCKKILVSDYFNLLRKLVKTQQKGIGVSEELMCGACHHMVLEKDPSRCTNITVFNCKHAFHEQCLPENTTRCGICYPSDK, encoded by the exons atgTCTGAGCCCAGCGTTAAC GACACCAGCGAGACTGAGAGCCTTGAGGACGAAATCGAGCCAAAACTCAAATACGTGCGCTTATCTAACGACTTGCAGAACATCCTGTTGACGTCCTCGGCCACCTGCATCGGCGTGCACCCCAAGTTCGTGTGTCTGGGCTCCCATTGGGGCGTGATCCACCTGCTGGACCACCAAGGCAACAGTATCAAGAGCAAGGAGCTGCGCCCCCATACGGTGGCCGTTAACCAGATTTGCATCGACGGCAGTGGCGAGTACATCGCGACGTGTTCGGATGATGGCAAGGTTTTCATCCATGGACTTTTTTCAAAGGAGAATAGTTTGCATTTGAATGTGGGCAGATTGGTGAAGACGGTGGCTTTGGACCCGCTGTATTACAAAAATGGGGCCAATCGGCGGTTTATCACAGGGGATGATAAGTTGACGCTGTATGAGCGCACGTTTTTGGGGAGTCTTAAACCGACTGTCTTGTGCGAGAGCGAGGGGCTTGTGAGGAGTCTTTGTTGGGGGGAGAATTTTATTGCCTGGTCGAGTAATATAGGGGTGAGGGTGTATGATATCACGGCGAGGTGCTCGCTGGGGTTGATCAAGTGGGAGGAGCACCCGGG aatttcaatcgataaattTCGGTGCAATTTACGATGGGCCGATAGTCGGACCCTATTAATTGGGTGGGTGGACACGGTACGAGTTTGTGTGATACGGAAACGAAGCAATTTTGAAATGGCCAATCGGGACTTACCCGAATTTTTAGTCGACcctg tttcaaCTTTCCAAACCGAATTTTACATTTGTGGAATTGCGCCGCTCGACCACCAATTAGTTTTACTCGGTTTCCCGAAAGAATTAGACGAAAATCAAAAATCGTTACGTCCCCAACTGTACATAGTCGAATATCGGGACAACGACTATTCCGATGTTTGCACCGATAGTTTATCACTTCGTGGTTACGAAGAATACACAGTTAACGATTACCACTTGGATGTTTTAATTGAAGAAAATCGCTTCTTTATTGTTGCGCCACGAGATGTCGTTATAGCAAGTCCCTATGATCTAGACGACAGGATCCAGTGGTTCATCCAACACaa TAAATTTGAGGAGGCTTTGGatattttaatgcaaagtGACAGCCGCCATATTCACCGACACACCGTTCAGTCGGTTGGCATTGACTATCTAGATCACTTATTAAGTCGGGAAATGTACGACGAAGCTGGAAAATTGTGCATGAAAATCTTCGGTAAGGACTCAAACACGTGGGAAGACCAAATTTATAAGTTTGCAACCGTGCATCAATTACG ATCTGTCAGTCCCTACATTCCACGCACGCTTGATTCGAAACTAAACCCGCATATTTACGAAATGATTTTGtacgaatttttgaaactAGATGCGCAAGGTTTTCTGAACTTGGTTAAGGAATGGAACCCGAGTTTGTACAACGTTTCGGCTGTGATTAACGCCGTCTTGGAGCATCTTCTAGTGTGTGAAGTTGATAAGAATCTATATTTGGAAGCTTTGGCGATTTTGTACAGTTTTTTGAAGCGTTACGACAAAAGCTTGTCCATGTATTTGAA GTTAAAGCACAAAGACGTGTTCACACTGatccaaaaacacaatttgtaCGGTGTGATCCAGGACATGCTCATTGACCTTATGGAGCTTGACCATAAGAAAACTATTGCActtttattagagaaaaactCAATTTCGAGCGATAAAATCGTAGAGAAGCTCAAACcgactgaattacatttatacagg TTTTTAGACGAGTATGATAAGAAAAATCCTAAGGGGAAGTACCACCGTGAGTTGGTACGCCTGTATGCCATTTTCGCGCGCGAAAAGTTGCTcccgtttttgaaaaaatccgaCCATTATCCAATCCAGGAAGCTCTGGATATTTGCAAGAAGGAGAGGTTTTATCCCGAAATGGTTTATTTGTTGGGACGGATGGGCAACATCGAAGAAGCCCTTGACTTGATAATAAACGAGTTGAAAGACATGCAACAGGCGATTTCGTTTTGTCAGGAACATGACGATCCCGATTTGTGGAATGACTTGATTAATCATTCGTTGGACAAACctg aatttattaaatttctcttGCAAAGTATCGGAACGTATGTGGATCCGACCGttttagtacaaaaaattAGGAATGGGATGGAAGTGCccggtttaaaaaattcactaGTTAAAATGTTGTATCAGTATAATTTACAAGTGTCTGTACAGGAAGGGTGTAAGAAAATTCTAGTCTCGGATTATTTTAATCTATTACGGAAGCTCGTCAAGACGCAACAGAAAG GTATTGGCGTGTCGGAAGAACTAATGTGTGGCGCTTGTCACCACATGGTGCTCGAAAAGGACCCATCCAGGTGTACCAACATAACAGTTTTCAATTGCAAGCACGCCTTCCACGAACAATGCCTCCCTGAAAACACCACTCGATGCGGCATCTGCTATCCATCCGATAAATAA
- the LOC662480 gene encoding vacuolar protein sorting-associated protein 41 homolog isoform X2 codes for MSEPSVNDTSETESLEDEIEPKLKYVRLSNDLQNILLTSSATCIGVHPKFVCLGSHWGVIHLLDHQGNSIKSKELRPHTVAVNQICIDGSGEYIATCSDDGKVFIHGLFSKENSLHLNVGRLVKTVALDPLYYKNGANRRFITGDDKLTLYERTFLGSLKPTVLCESEGLVRSLCWGENFIAWSSNIGVRVYDITARCSLGLIKWEEHPGISIDKFRCNLRWADSRTLLIGWVDTVRVCVIRKRSNFEMANRDLPEFLVDPVSTFQTEFYICGIAPLDHQLVLLGFPKELDENQKSLRPQLYIVEYRDNDYSDVCTDSLSLRGYEEYTVNDYHLDVLIEENRFFIVAPRDVVIASPYDLDDRIQWFIQHNKFEEALDILMQSDSRHIHRHTVQSVGIDYLDHLLSREMYDEAGKLCMKIFGKDSNTWEDQIYKFATVHQLRSVSPYIPRTLDSKLNPHIYEMILYEFLKLDAQGFLNLVKEWNPSLYNVSAVINAVLEHLLVCEVDKNLYLEALAILYSFLKRYDKSLSMYLKLKHKDVFTLIQKHNLYGVIQDMLIDLMELDHKKTIALLLEKNSISSDKIVEKLKPTELHLYRFLDEYDKKNPKGKYHRELVRLYAIFAREKLLPFLKKSDHYPIQEALDICKKERFYPEMVYLLGRMGNIEEALDLIINELKDMQQAISFCQEHDDPDLWNDLINHSLDKPEFIKFLLQSIGTYVDPTVLVQKIRNGMEVPGLKNSLVKMLYQYNLQVSVQEGCKKILVSDYFNLLRKLVKTQQKASASPDRPTP; via the exons atgTCTGAGCCCAGCGTTAAC GACACCAGCGAGACTGAGAGCCTTGAGGACGAAATCGAGCCAAAACTCAAATACGTGCGCTTATCTAACGACTTGCAGAACATCCTGTTGACGTCCTCGGCCACCTGCATCGGCGTGCACCCCAAGTTCGTGTGTCTGGGCTCCCATTGGGGCGTGATCCACCTGCTGGACCACCAAGGCAACAGTATCAAGAGCAAGGAGCTGCGCCCCCATACGGTGGCCGTTAACCAGATTTGCATCGACGGCAGTGGCGAGTACATCGCGACGTGTTCGGATGATGGCAAGGTTTTCATCCATGGACTTTTTTCAAAGGAGAATAGTTTGCATTTGAATGTGGGCAGATTGGTGAAGACGGTGGCTTTGGACCCGCTGTATTACAAAAATGGGGCCAATCGGCGGTTTATCACAGGGGATGATAAGTTGACGCTGTATGAGCGCACGTTTTTGGGGAGTCTTAAACCGACTGTCTTGTGCGAGAGCGAGGGGCTTGTGAGGAGTCTTTGTTGGGGGGAGAATTTTATTGCCTGGTCGAGTAATATAGGGGTGAGGGTGTATGATATCACGGCGAGGTGCTCGCTGGGGTTGATCAAGTGGGAGGAGCACCCGGG aatttcaatcgataaattTCGGTGCAATTTACGATGGGCCGATAGTCGGACCCTATTAATTGGGTGGGTGGACACGGTACGAGTTTGTGTGATACGGAAACGAAGCAATTTTGAAATGGCCAATCGGGACTTACCCGAATTTTTAGTCGACcctg tttcaaCTTTCCAAACCGAATTTTACATTTGTGGAATTGCGCCGCTCGACCACCAATTAGTTTTACTCGGTTTCCCGAAAGAATTAGACGAAAATCAAAAATCGTTACGTCCCCAACTGTACATAGTCGAATATCGGGACAACGACTATTCCGATGTTTGCACCGATAGTTTATCACTTCGTGGTTACGAAGAATACACAGTTAACGATTACCACTTGGATGTTTTAATTGAAGAAAATCGCTTCTTTATTGTTGCGCCACGAGATGTCGTTATAGCAAGTCCCTATGATCTAGACGACAGGATCCAGTGGTTCATCCAACACaa TAAATTTGAGGAGGCTTTGGatattttaatgcaaagtGACAGCCGCCATATTCACCGACACACCGTTCAGTCGGTTGGCATTGACTATCTAGATCACTTATTAAGTCGGGAAATGTACGACGAAGCTGGAAAATTGTGCATGAAAATCTTCGGTAAGGACTCAAACACGTGGGAAGACCAAATTTATAAGTTTGCAACCGTGCATCAATTACG ATCTGTCAGTCCCTACATTCCACGCACGCTTGATTCGAAACTAAACCCGCATATTTACGAAATGATTTTGtacgaatttttgaaactAGATGCGCAAGGTTTTCTGAACTTGGTTAAGGAATGGAACCCGAGTTTGTACAACGTTTCGGCTGTGATTAACGCCGTCTTGGAGCATCTTCTAGTGTGTGAAGTTGATAAGAATCTATATTTGGAAGCTTTGGCGATTTTGTACAGTTTTTTGAAGCGTTACGACAAAAGCTTGTCCATGTATTTGAA GTTAAAGCACAAAGACGTGTTCACACTGatccaaaaacacaatttgtaCGGTGTGATCCAGGACATGCTCATTGACCTTATGGAGCTTGACCATAAGAAAACTATTGCActtttattagagaaaaactCAATTTCGAGCGATAAAATCGTAGAGAAGCTCAAACcgactgaattacatttatacagg TTTTTAGACGAGTATGATAAGAAAAATCCTAAGGGGAAGTACCACCGTGAGTTGGTACGCCTGTATGCCATTTTCGCGCGCGAAAAGTTGCTcccgtttttgaaaaaatccgaCCATTATCCAATCCAGGAAGCTCTGGATATTTGCAAGAAGGAGAGGTTTTATCCCGAAATGGTTTATTTGTTGGGACGGATGGGCAACATCGAAGAAGCCCTTGACTTGATAATAAACGAGTTGAAAGACATGCAACAGGCGATTTCGTTTTGTCAGGAACATGACGATCCCGATTTGTGGAATGACTTGATTAATCATTCGTTGGACAAACctg aatttattaaatttctcttGCAAAGTATCGGAACGTATGTGGATCCGACCGttttagtacaaaaaattAGGAATGGGATGGAAGTGCccggtttaaaaaattcactaGTTAAAATGTTGTATCAGTATAATTTACAAGTGTCTGTACAGGAAGGGTGTAAGAAAATTCTAGTCTCGGATTATTTTAATCTATTACGGAAGCTCGTCAAGACGCAACAGAAAG